In the genome of Actinomadura graeca, one region contains:
- a CDS encoding PhzF family phenazine biosynthesis protein yields the protein MDVLRYAAFGVDASGGNPAGVVLGARGCDDAEMQRIAAEVGFSETAFAIARADGGIEVRYFSPLAEVPFCGHATIALAVAYAHRHGPGELRLHTKAGEVPVRTTRDRQDVYTATLTSVRPRTVRIAPDDLFELLAALRWATADLDRDLPVRAAYAGAWHPVLAVRERARLADLDYDMARLNRLMLRQNWATANLLWRESPKVFHSRNPFPPGGVREDPATGAAAAALGGYLRESSLVRPPVTITVRQGEDMGRPSIIHVTVPEGSSTGIEVSGTAVAM from the coding sequence ATGGATGTTCTGCGGTACGCGGCCTTCGGGGTCGACGCGAGTGGCGGCAACCCGGCCGGTGTGGTACTCGGGGCGCGTGGCTGTGACGACGCGGAGATGCAACGGATTGCCGCCGAGGTAGGCTTCTCGGAGACCGCATTCGCCATAGCGCGTGCGGATGGCGGTATCGAGGTCCGCTACTTCAGTCCGCTCGCCGAAGTGCCGTTCTGCGGGCACGCAACGATCGCCCTGGCCGTTGCTTACGCGCACCGGCACGGGCCGGGTGAGTTGCGCTTGCACACGAAGGCGGGAGAGGTTCCGGTGCGGACCACTCGCGATAGGCAAGATGTCTACACAGCGACGCTTACCAGTGTCCGGCCGCGCACTGTCCGGATCGCCCCAGATGACCTCTTCGAGTTACTTGCCGCCCTACGGTGGGCGACCGCAGACTTGGACCGGGACTTGCCTGTGCGGGCTGCATACGCCGGAGCCTGGCATCCGGTCCTTGCGGTACGGGAACGAGCTCGACTGGCCGATTTGGACTATGACATGGCGAGGTTGAATCGCCTCATGCTTCGCCAAAACTGGGCGACGGCAAATCTGCTTTGGCGTGAGTCGCCAAAGGTGTTCCACTCCCGCAATCCCTTCCCGCCAGGTGGCGTACGCGAAGACCCCGCAACCGGCGCAGCCGCAGCGGCCCTAGGTGGCTATCTACGTGAAAGCAGCCTAGTGAGACCGCCCGTGACGATCACTGTTCGGCAGGGCGAGGACATGGGGCGGCCGAGCATCATCCACGTGACCGTCCCGGAGGGCTCCTCGACCGGCATTGAGGTCAGCGGCACCGCAGTGGCGATGTGA
- a CDS encoding RidA family protein, which yields MDLSPYDRLTSLGLQLPLVSPPKGTYVPAVRAGQIVYISGQIPMKDGKVVATGRIGEGISVDQGRALARQCALAALAAIDVVAGLTNVTRIATVTGYVASADGVTEQASVVDGASELLVAVLGEAGRHARSVVGVARLPLNAPMEIEMIAEVQT from the coding sequence ATGGACCTCTCCCCTTATGATCGACTTACTTCGCTTGGGCTCCAGCTTCCGCTGGTCAGCCCGCCCAAAGGCACCTACGTGCCCGCCGTGCGCGCCGGACAGATTGTGTACATATCCGGGCAAATCCCAATGAAAGATGGGAAGGTGGTCGCCACCGGGCGGATCGGAGAAGGAATCTCAGTAGACCAAGGACGCGCTCTGGCGCGCCAGTGCGCACTGGCCGCATTGGCGGCAATCGACGTCGTCGCCGGGCTGACGAACGTGACCCGGATCGCGACAGTGACGGGCTACGTCGCCTCCGCCGATGGCGTCACTGAGCAAGCAAGCGTGGTCGACGGTGCGAGCGAGCTACTCGTCGCAGTTCTCGGAGAAGCGGGCCGGCACGCCCGTAGCGTCGTGGGGGTGGCTCGGCTTCCGCTGAACGCGCCGATGGAGATCGAGATGATCGCCGAGGTTCAAACCTGA
- a CDS encoding alpha/beta fold hydrolase, which translates to MAPEPVQVVFVHGVFSSSTKTWPNFVRLIEQDEDLAGAVTLLTSFDYPSPKVRRRPDRRIPELEDLGHLLRTFFLNEVSPSAPVVLVAHSQGGLVAQRFLAQMVGSGEGRKLACIKHLLMYCCPNDGSQYMLAMRRSLSRLFRPLWSPQESTLRPLNKALGDIQATVVRAILNAREVSDSTCPIPITAVAGVSDNIVSPHNATAVFLARHHVPGDHFSSVRPTSADEQSYRVLRGVLLAAVNAERARDVAATASEAGHVRSGQPQHPDGPPERSSGGAAPPSALSHAGLSAPGSDELITPPFGQRDADLQGRDEQIAEIIGGGVPAEPQILAGLPGSGKSRIALELADWAQRGGRDVWWVHASQFNLAMRVVAAQAGASWSQIEVSWRDGSNTADLVWAHLNAYEKPWLLVFDNVDDPELLSRLGGTVADGDGWLRRSTSGRGMVVVTTRDRSPATWGAWSTLREVKPLPESHGATLLIERAGPQCGTNEEARRLAQRLGGLPLALRAAADYLRSVRGTEGVDSSLKIVDFESYRRALENRFNEPPGVADIPLGEAFGWKIVRNVFEMSLDLIDERGSPQAARLMRLFACLNIAQIPYKLLFTGPALPLSRLFPDLHDAGREAALGRLEDLCLIDRDVLSSVDGSQVIEVLSMHAVAHGVLRESQEVHHNADDYYGLNIRLLLNALKDHPADLERSWQIWGLLAPHCVEVLRAVLRHRNRRWRRSVVVLALELARSTSRYLIVRGLLRPLYNLLPAIIENCRSYEFAPTDREILALRHEKGRLLLEIGESEAAEEEMRSVVADREATLGSDAPDTWASRHKLARAILDQDDPDRWEEAELLLRDITARAQRGIDGFRISDTQVVAHTLARAVLLRHHPEEAEQMLRCILRVRGHLWPMATPETLFVRRTLAQCMLAYGDRKRAAEAEAEVRDALQRVPKQQQDAPVAMLLRQSLCSALLLQERISEVREIAEDLLADMRRVWGDSHPTTREFKMRMSPVLV; encoded by the coding sequence GTGGCGCCGGAACCCGTTCAAGTCGTCTTCGTGCACGGAGTGTTCTCTTCATCCACGAAGACCTGGCCGAACTTCGTTCGTCTCATCGAACAAGATGAAGATCTGGCCGGTGCCGTAACCTTGCTGACGTCCTTCGACTATCCTTCGCCGAAAGTACGCAGACGGCCTGACCGCAGGATCCCCGAACTCGAAGATCTGGGTCACCTACTGCGCACCTTCTTCCTGAACGAGGTCAGCCCCAGCGCCCCTGTCGTTCTCGTCGCTCACAGTCAAGGAGGTTTGGTCGCCCAGCGTTTCCTGGCGCAGATGGTCGGTTCCGGGGAAGGCAGAAAGCTCGCCTGTATCAAGCACCTACTCATGTACTGCTGTCCCAACGACGGCTCGCAGTACATGCTGGCGATGCGCAGATCGCTGTCTCGGCTGTTCAGGCCCCTGTGGTCTCCACAGGAGTCGACCCTGCGCCCACTCAACAAGGCGCTTGGTGATATCCAGGCAACCGTCGTGCGGGCCATTCTCAACGCCCGGGAAGTTAGTGACTCGACATGCCCGATACCGATTACGGCGGTTGCGGGTGTCAGCGACAACATCGTTTCACCGCATAATGCGACTGCAGTGTTCCTGGCGCGTCACCATGTCCCGGGAGATCATTTCTCGTCCGTGCGCCCAACAAGCGCCGACGAGCAGTCTTATCGTGTCCTGCGAGGGGTCTTGCTCGCTGCTGTGAATGCTGAGAGGGCCAGAGACGTCGCTGCGACGGCGTCTGAGGCCGGTCATGTGCGGTCGGGTCAGCCGCAGCATCCTGACGGGCCACCCGAAAGGTCTAGTGGTGGTGCTGCTCCACCATCGGCCCTCAGCCACGCGGGTCTTTCGGCGCCTGGTTCCGACGAATTGATCACTCCGCCGTTTGGCCAGCGGGACGCTGATCTGCAGGGGCGTGACGAGCAGATCGCCGAAATCATTGGCGGTGGTGTTCCAGCCGAGCCGCAGATCTTGGCCGGCCTGCCCGGTTCCGGTAAGAGCCGGATCGCCCTGGAACTCGCTGACTGGGCACAAAGGGGAGGGCGGGACGTTTGGTGGGTTCATGCCAGTCAGTTCAATCTGGCCATGCGTGTTGTCGCTGCGCAAGCAGGTGCTTCTTGGAGCCAGATCGAGGTCTCTTGGCGTGACGGAAGTAACACCGCGGACCTGGTCTGGGCCCATCTGAACGCTTACGAGAAGCCATGGCTGCTCGTGTTCGACAATGTCGACGACCCGGAGCTTCTCTCGCGGCTGGGCGGCACGGTCGCCGATGGAGATGGGTGGCTGCGTCGCTCCACAAGCGGCCGTGGCATGGTGGTGGTCACCACCAGGGACCGCAGCCCGGCCACCTGGGGTGCTTGGAGCACTCTGCGGGAGGTAAAGCCGCTTCCTGAATCGCACGGGGCGACGCTGCTCATCGAGCGGGCGGGCCCCCAGTGCGGCACCAATGAGGAAGCCCGGAGACTCGCCCAGCGACTGGGCGGGCTGCCATTGGCGCTCCGTGCCGCGGCTGACTACCTGCGGTCGGTCCGGGGCACGGAGGGAGTGGACAGCTCCTTGAAGATCGTCGATTTCGAGTCCTACCGCCGAGCGCTAGAGAACCGCTTCAACGAGCCCCCGGGCGTCGCCGACATCCCGCTGGGCGAGGCGTTCGGCTGGAAGATCGTGCGTAACGTCTTCGAGATGTCCCTGGATCTGATCGACGAACGTGGCAGCCCGCAGGCGGCGCGTCTGATGCGATTGTTCGCCTGCCTGAATATCGCACAGATTCCGTACAAACTGCTGTTTACTGGTCCGGCTCTGCCGTTGTCGCGGCTGTTCCCCGATCTCCACGACGCGGGCAGGGAGGCGGCGCTCGGCAGATTGGAGGATCTCTGCTTAATCGATCGGGACGTCCTCTCTTCGGTGGACGGTTCGCAGGTGATCGAGGTGCTGTCCATGCACGCCGTTGCCCACGGCGTTCTGCGCGAGAGCCAAGAGGTGCACCACAATGCAGATGACTATTACGGCCTGAACATAAGACTACTGCTTAATGCTCTCAAGGATCATCCTGCAGATCTAGAGAGAAGTTGGCAGATCTGGGGGTTGCTTGCGCCTCACTGCGTGGAAGTGCTTCGCGCCGTGTTGCGCCACCGAAACAGGAGATGGCGACGGAGTGTAGTGGTGTTGGCGTTGGAGCTTGCGCGGTCGACCAGCCGCTACCTGATCGTGCGGGGGCTGCTTCGTCCGTTGTACAACCTGCTGCCCGCGATCATCGAGAACTGCCGGTCGTACGAGTTCGCTCCGACCGACCGAGAGATCCTCGCCCTGCGTCATGAGAAGGGACGGTTGCTCCTCGAGATCGGAGAGTCCGAAGCGGCCGAAGAAGAGATGCGCAGTGTCGTCGCGGATCGGGAGGCCACACTGGGTTCGGATGCCCCGGATACATGGGCCAGTCGCCACAAGCTCGCCCGTGCCATCCTCGACCAGGACGATCCAGATCGTTGGGAAGAGGCCGAGCTCCTGCTGCGCGACATCACCGCTAGGGCCCAACGGGGAATCGATGGGTTTCGAATCTCTGATACCCAGGTGGTAGCCCATACTCTCGCCCGTGCCGTTCTTCTCCGCCACCACCCGGAGGAAGCTGAGCAGATGCTGCGATGTATCCTGCGTGTTCGTGGCCATTTGTGGCCAATGGCCACTCCTGAGACTCTTTTTGTTCGCCGCACCCTCGCTCAGTGCATGCTGGCTTACGGTGACCGGAAGAGGGCAGCCGAGGCCGAGGCTGAGGTCCGTGATGCGTTACAGCGGGTGCCCAAGCAACAACAGGACGCTCCCGTGGCCATGCTTCTGCGCCAGTCGCTGTGCTCGGCCTTGCTGCTACAGGAGCGGATCAGCGAGGTCCGAGAGATCGCCGAGGACCTGCTGGCGGACATGCGCCGTGTCTGGGGCGACTCCCATCCAACGACGCGTGAGTTCAAGATGCGCATGAGTCCGGTTCTGGTCTGA
- the lanL gene encoding class IV lanthionine synthetase LanL, whose translation MSPGIPGPPGSADGRTEHEEETAGLLGDLLEGSGRVVTPGGLWLDVDDPGFRPPDQGWKLHVSAHPLSLAETLRRAVPVLTATSCRFKVIRSRGHLDELNSVQTPPGSVGKAITVYPAPDRVTGLAHDLADALTGLSGPRINSDRRVRADAPVYYRYGPFRARMEFNDNGDLYLCVTDPDGRAHPGVAGPVVWTPPWLDDPFAPKPPQDAAAAAAHATAQPGGDAAAAGQGTVPQPITLGGRYPVQEAITINAKGGVYRATDPGGGRTVILKEALAHVNQDDQGRDVRTWLSHERHVLHLLRSVAGVPKVIDHFRHGAADYLALTDVGAHTLLRDVIDNGPFRGAWGVAPPQDTVPFTTGRDRPAPDGAGPDRADPDRPGRDAAGLAAALLSTLDEIHRHGVIARDLAPKNVVMDADGRPHLIDFQISHVEGAALHGWTPGYSSPEQEQRRPPCIEDDYYSLGATLFYAVTGLAPVWLAGDPRNHDVGRVAALLDGRDRTGVIVGLMSPDPAMRRAAAQRLRSGHVTQPTPSPAPSTASTASPRRPIDLPAITGHTLGQVIVHAETLLTGRERSAGGFANPAGASYGAAGIGMELLHHLDRPGVDDLVRALAYWSCGMLTLQRPPASLMMGTTGTALFVAATGRALDDATLLTLADGMPSPPPHRIEQHDFMHGVTGIGLGRLHLWHLTGGAAHLSAAVRYAGHLVARDPSALDGRDVDYDDCTAVSRTLGLAHGLAGATLFLHALHAATNDPSIEATARKYLSVLGHHLPGLLEAARRPTARPMHASFCQGLAGIGAVLTRVATPADPQHLDLAGQAAAACLRLAPTMIVVSQCCGLAGLGEFYLDLHDVTGDTAYQHHATTVAEHILDRAGGTPDAPVLPDHSQHGTSGGWATGSSGVLSFLRRLHAPHAPRLWIDPPAVPATERTS comes from the coding sequence ATGTCGCCAGGAATCCCCGGCCCGCCCGGTTCCGCGGACGGCCGCACTGAACACGAGGAGGAGACCGCCGGGCTGCTCGGTGATCTGCTGGAGGGCAGCGGCCGGGTGGTGACCCCGGGCGGCCTCTGGCTCGATGTGGACGATCCCGGCTTCCGGCCCCCTGATCAGGGATGGAAGCTGCATGTCTCCGCGCATCCCCTGTCGCTGGCCGAGACGCTGCGGCGCGCCGTCCCGGTGTTGACGGCGACGTCGTGCCGGTTCAAGGTCATCCGCTCTCGCGGGCATCTGGACGAGCTGAACTCCGTGCAGACGCCGCCGGGCTCGGTCGGCAAGGCCATCACCGTCTACCCGGCACCCGACCGGGTGACCGGCCTGGCACACGACCTGGCCGACGCGCTGACCGGCCTCTCCGGCCCGCGGATCAACAGCGACCGGCGGGTACGGGCGGACGCCCCCGTCTATTACCGCTACGGGCCGTTCCGCGCCCGCATGGAGTTCAACGACAACGGCGACCTGTACCTGTGCGTGACCGATCCCGACGGGCGGGCACATCCGGGCGTCGCCGGACCGGTGGTGTGGACGCCTCCATGGCTGGACGACCCGTTCGCCCCCAAGCCCCCGCAGGACGCCGCGGCCGCAGCAGCGCACGCCACCGCCCAGCCCGGTGGCGACGCGGCGGCCGCAGGTCAGGGCACCGTGCCGCAGCCGATCACGCTGGGCGGGCGGTATCCCGTCCAGGAGGCGATCACCATCAACGCCAAGGGCGGCGTCTACCGGGCCACCGACCCCGGGGGCGGCCGCACCGTGATCCTCAAGGAGGCGCTCGCCCACGTCAACCAGGACGACCAGGGCCGCGACGTGCGGACCTGGCTGAGCCACGAGCGCCATGTGCTGCACCTGCTGCGGTCCGTCGCCGGTGTGCCGAAGGTGATCGACCATTTCCGGCACGGCGCCGCCGACTACCTGGCGCTCACGGACGTGGGCGCGCACACCCTGCTGCGCGACGTGATCGACAACGGGCCGTTCCGGGGGGCGTGGGGGGTCGCCCCCCCACAAGACACAGTCCCGTTCACGACCGGACGCGACCGTCCGGCCCCCGACGGGGCGGGCCCCGACCGGGCGGACCCCGATCGTCCCGGACGTGACGCCGCCGGCCTGGCCGCCGCGCTGCTGTCGACGCTCGACGAGATCCACCGGCACGGGGTCATCGCCCGCGACCTGGCGCCCAAGAACGTGGTGATGGACGCCGACGGCCGTCCCCACCTGATCGACTTCCAGATCAGCCACGTCGAGGGCGCCGCCCTGCACGGCTGGACGCCGGGTTACAGCTCCCCCGAGCAGGAACAGCGGCGGCCCCCCTGTATCGAGGACGATTACTACTCGCTCGGCGCCACCCTCTTCTACGCCGTCACCGGCCTCGCCCCGGTCTGGCTGGCGGGCGACCCCCGCAATCACGACGTCGGCCGGGTCGCCGCCCTGCTCGACGGCCGGGACCGCACCGGCGTGATCGTCGGCCTGATGAGCCCCGACCCCGCCATGCGCCGCGCCGCGGCCCAACGGCTGCGCTCCGGTCACGTCACGCAACCCACGCCATCGCCTGCCCCCTCGACGGCATCGACGGCATCGCCGCGGCGGCCGATCGACCTACCCGCCATCACCGGCCACACCCTCGGCCAGGTCATCGTCCACGCCGAAACCCTGCTGACGGGCCGGGAGCGGTCGGCCGGCGGCTTCGCCAACCCCGCGGGCGCCTCCTACGGGGCCGCCGGAATCGGCATGGAGCTGCTGCACCACCTCGACCGTCCCGGCGTGGACGACCTGGTGCGCGCTCTGGCCTACTGGTCATGCGGGATGCTCACCCTCCAGCGTCCGCCCGCCTCCCTGATGATGGGCACCACCGGCACGGCGCTCTTCGTCGCGGCCACGGGCCGGGCCCTCGACGACGCCACCCTCCTCACCCTGGCCGACGGCATGCCCTCGCCCCCACCCCATCGCATCGAGCAGCACGACTTCATGCACGGGGTGACGGGCATCGGCCTCGGACGGCTGCACCTGTGGCACCTGACCGGCGGTGCCGCCCACCTCTCCGCCGCCGTCCGCTACGCCGGGCATCTCGTCGCCCGCGACCCGTCCGCCCTGGACGGCCGGGACGTCGACTACGACGACTGCACCGCCGTGTCCCGGACCCTCGGTCTCGCCCACGGACTGGCGGGAGCCACCCTCTTCCTGCACGCGCTGCACGCCGCCACCAACGACCCGTCCATCGAGGCGACGGCGCGCAAATACCTGTCCGTGCTCGGCCACCACCTGCCGGGGCTCCTTGAGGCGGCCCGGCGTCCCACCGCCCGGCCGATGCACGCCTCGTTCTGCCAGGGCCTGGCCGGAATCGGCGCGGTCCTGACCCGCGTCGCCACCCCCGCGGATCCGCAGCATCTGGACCTGGCCGGTCAAGCCGCCGCCGCCTGCCTGCGCCTGGCCCCGACGATGATCGTGGTGTCGCAGTGCTGCGGGCTGGCGGGCCTGGGCGAGTTCTACTTGGACCTGCACGACGTCACCGGCGACACCGCCTACCAGCACCACGCCACGACCGTCGCTGAGCACATCCTCGACCGCGCCGGCGGCACCCCGGACGCCCCCGTTCTCCCGGACCACTCCCAGCACGGCACGAGTGGTGGCTGGGCCACCGGAAGCAGCGGAGTCCTGTCCTTCCTACGACGCCTCCACGCCCCTCACGCCCCCCGCCTCTGGATCGACCCACCCGCCGTCCCGGCCACAGAACGGACCAGCTGA
- a CDS encoding cinnamycin family lantibiotic: protein MSSELPAPREADGIDTAGLFAMAPSSDEVNIAGAACRNTCVSGWTLRCDGYTL, encoded by the coding sequence GTGTCATCTGAGCTCCCCGCCCCTCGTGAGGCGGACGGGATCGACACCGCCGGCCTGTTCGCCATGGCGCCCAGCAGCGACGAGGTGAACATCGCCGGAGCGGCGTGCCGCAACACCTGCGTCTCTGGCTGGACGCTCCGCTGCGACGGTTACACCCTGTGA
- a CDS encoding ABC transporter ATP-binding protein, with product MKLRRLVLWRGRREQRGPRERRERRSRTAPLGPELSGHTWHTRATELAETGMLTMSRQLPALVGQVMRLGWRANRADLAVTVAFNVIAGVFTAFGLLATTGVLTALFSAGPTPDKVRAAAPQLLMVGAAVTIRAACAAVAQWAQARLRPQVQQIVELRLYEVTTAVELAAFDDAGFQDDLHRARLRGAEAAPLMVDHTVDLLTAVVGVAAAAGALGVLHPLLLPLLLLTALPEAWAAVAAARLGYLTQLNLVEVQRRSWIMADLMTERLHAAEVRSFTVRGFLLRRYTQLAGHIRAVSLDLAWRQTVTRVCGDVLKGVAIALMYAALGTLLWRGVMPLAVAGTAVLAIRAGQTSLVNLIYSLNRCYEDGLYFSDYLGYCRRAEAGVRRARDGRSSCTAPEALRQIETLKRFQEISAEEVTFTYPGGTAPSLHEVSVRLRRGEIVALVGENGSGKTTLAKVLAGLYLPQRGHVRWDDLSVNGLDPEVVRGAIAVVAQDHTHWPMTAADNITMGDDVGVPAVRRSVDQAVAAAGADEVIADLPYGLDTLLDKRFHDGLELSGGQWQRLAAARGFYRDAPLLICDEPTAALDARAEHHLFDKIRAHAARRGRTVLLITHRLASVRHADRIYVLSGGRITEHGTHAQLMRNGGLYAELYDLQASAYRPAERTASGGEHGQP from the coding sequence ATGAAGCTGCGGCGGCTGGTCCTCTGGCGCGGACGGCGCGAACAGCGCGGACCACGCGAGCGGCGCGAACGGCGGTCGAGGACGGCGCCGCTGGGGCCGGAACTGAGCGGGCACACCTGGCACACCCGGGCCACCGAGCTGGCGGAGACCGGGATGCTCACCATGTCGCGGCAATTGCCCGCGCTGGTGGGGCAGGTGATGCGGTTGGGGTGGCGGGCCAACCGGGCTGACCTAGCCGTCACGGTCGCGTTCAATGTCATCGCCGGTGTCTTCACCGCGTTCGGGCTGCTGGCCACGACGGGTGTGCTGACGGCGTTGTTCTCGGCGGGGCCCACGCCCGACAAGGTGCGGGCCGCGGCGCCGCAGCTGCTGATGGTGGGGGCGGCGGTGACGATCCGTGCGGCGTGCGCGGCGGTCGCGCAGTGGGCGCAGGCGCGGTTGCGGCCCCAGGTCCAGCAGATCGTCGAACTCCGGCTGTACGAGGTCACCACCGCGGTCGAGCTGGCGGCCTTCGACGACGCCGGCTTCCAGGACGACCTGCACCGCGCGCGGCTGCGGGGCGCGGAGGCGGCTCCGCTGATGGTGGACCACACGGTGGACCTGCTCACCGCCGTGGTCGGGGTCGCCGCGGCCGCCGGTGCCTTGGGCGTGCTCCACCCGCTGCTCCTGCCGTTGCTGCTGCTCACCGCGCTTCCGGAGGCGTGGGCGGCGGTCGCGGCGGCCCGGCTGGGATACCTCACCCAGCTGAACCTGGTGGAGGTCCAGCGCCGCAGCTGGATCATGGCGGATCTGATGACCGAGCGGCTGCACGCGGCCGAGGTGCGCTCCTTCACGGTCCGCGGCTTCCTGCTGCGCCGGTACACCCAGCTCGCCGGTCACATCCGCGCCGTGTCGCTGGACCTGGCGTGGCGTCAGACCGTGACGCGGGTCTGCGGGGACGTCCTCAAGGGTGTCGCGATCGCCCTGATGTACGCGGCCCTGGGCACGTTGCTGTGGCGGGGCGTCATGCCGCTGGCCGTCGCCGGCACCGCCGTCCTGGCGATCCGCGCGGGGCAGACTTCGCTGGTCAACCTGATCTACTCGCTGAACCGCTGCTACGAGGACGGCTTGTACTTCAGCGACTACCTGGGCTACTGCCGGCGGGCGGAGGCGGGCGTGCGCCGGGCCCGCGACGGCCGGTCGTCCTGCACCGCGCCCGAGGCGCTGCGCCAGATCGAGACCTTGAAGCGGTTCCAGGAGATCAGCGCCGAGGAGGTCACTTTCACCTATCCGGGTGGTACGGCCCCCTCACTGCACGAGGTATCGGTACGGCTGCGGCGCGGCGAGATCGTCGCGCTCGTCGGGGAGAACGGATCGGGCAAGACCACGCTCGCGAAGGTCCTGGCCGGTCTCTACCTCCCGCAGCGGGGGCACGTCCGCTGGGACGACCTGTCGGTGAACGGCCTGGACCCCGAGGTCGTCCGGGGCGCCATCGCCGTCGTCGCCCAGGACCACACGCACTGGCCGATGACCGCGGCCGACAACATCACCATGGGGGACGACGTCGGGGTGCCGGCCGTGCGGCGCTCCGTGGATCAGGCGGTCGCCGCCGCGGGCGCCGACGAGGTGATCGCCGACCTGCCGTACGGGCTGGACACCCTCCTCGACAAGCGATTCCACGACGGGCTCGAACTGTCGGGCGGGCAATGGCAGCGGCTGGCGGCGGCGCGCGGCTTCTACCGGGACGCGCCGCTGCTGATCTGCGACGAGCCCACGGCCGCCCTCGACGCCCGCGCCGAGCACCACCTCTTCGACAAGATCCGCGCCCATGCCGCCCGCCGCGGCCGGACCGTCCTGCTGATCACCCACCGGCTCGCGAGCGTCCGGCACGCCGATCGCATCTACGTCCTGAGCGGCGGCCGCATCACCGAACACGGAACCCACGCGCAGCTCATGAGGAACGGCGGGCTGTACGCCGAGCTGTACGACCTCCAGGCGTCGGCCTACCGCCCGGCCGAGCGCACCGCCTCGGGCGGCGAGCACGGCCAACCGTGA
- a CDS encoding serine hydrolase domain-containing protein → MRRRRTFVAALVVMTSLVTVPSALAGTSRCDTDPIRTALEGLRHVGATGITVTAKSPHCGVRNSGVGLADLRTGRKVVGDEHGRIASNTKTWVATVVLQLAGEGRLKLDDTVDRHLPGLIRTKRYDGRKITIRRLLQHTSGLPDYMDGPGWEDEDDHRWDHSTPLETVEQALRLPPPDRAPSGFSYSNTNYNVISLIVAQVTGHGIGTELKRRIITPLGLRHTSWPGDRTTLPKPELRGYAERDGKLADRTEWNVSGADASGALVSTGPDVTAFWTALWSGKLLAPAQLAEMKRTVPDGEGGRYGLALERYETAPGFVTWGHSGSMESGHKLRNAVTEDGRHAVTLLIGSETFNEPKLDRIVATLLRTLR, encoded by the coding sequence ATGCGCCGCAGGAGGACTTTCGTCGCGGCCTTGGTGGTCATGACCTCCCTGGTGACCGTTCCGTCCGCCCTGGCCGGGACGTCCCGGTGCGACACCGATCCGATCCGAACCGCGCTGGAAGGGCTGCGCCACGTCGGTGCCACCGGTATCACCGTGACGGCGAAGAGCCCCCACTGCGGCGTCCGGAACAGCGGCGTCGGTCTCGCCGACCTCCGCACGGGCCGCAAGGTCGTCGGTGACGAGCACGGCCGCATCGCCAGCAACACCAAGACCTGGGTCGCCACGGTCGTGCTCCAGCTCGCGGGGGAGGGCAGGCTCAAGCTCGACGACACGGTCGACCGTCACCTTCCGGGCCTGATCCGGACCAAGCGGTACGACGGCCGCAAGATCACCATTCGGCGGCTGCTCCAGCACACCAGCGGTCTGCCCGACTACATGGACGGCCCGGGCTGGGAGGACGAGGACGATCACCGCTGGGACCACTCCACGCCCCTTGAGACGGTCGAACAAGCTCTGAGACTTCCGCCGCCCGACCGTGCCCCGTCCGGCTTCTCCTACTCCAACACCAACTACAACGTGATCAGCCTGATCGTCGCCCAGGTCACCGGGCACGGCATAGGCACCGAGCTCAAGCGCCGCATCATCACGCCACTCGGCCTCCGCCACACCTCGTGGCCCGGTGACCGCACCACCCTCCCCAAGCCCGAACTCCGCGGCTACGCCGAACGCGACGGCAAACTGGCGGACCGGACAGAGTGGAACGTCTCCGGCGCCGACGCGTCCGGCGCCCTGGTCTCCACCGGGCCCGACGTCACCGCCTTCTGGACGGCCCTCTGGTCCGGCAAGCTGCTGGCCCCCGCGCAGCTCGCCGAGATGAAGCGGACCGTCCCCGACGGCGAGGGCGGCCGCTACGGCCTCGCCCTTGAGCGCTACGAGACCGCCCCCGGCTTCGTCACCTGGGGCCACAGCGGCTCCATGGAGTCCGGCCACAAGCTCCGCAACGCGGTCACAGAGGACGGCCGCCACGCCGTGACACTCCTGATCGGCTCGGAGACCTTCAACGAGCCAAAGCTCGACCGCATCGTCGCCACCCTCCTACGCACCCTCCGCTGA